The Chaetodon auriga isolate fChaAug3 chromosome 22, fChaAug3.hap1, whole genome shotgun sequence genome contains a region encoding:
- the cyb5r3 gene encoding NADH-cytochrome b5 reductase 3: MLSYILGLIRGGFDGIINLIFRLFFSKRRPAITLEDPNIKYALRLIDKQIVSHDTRKFRFALPSPEHVLGLPIGQHIYLSAKIDGKLVVRPYTPVSSDDDKGFVDLVVKIYFKGVHPKFPEGGKMSQYLESLKINDTIDFRGPSGLLVYKGKGVFAIQAEKKSEAVTKTATHVGMIAGGTGITPMLQLITAVMKDPQDQTVCHLLFANQTEKDILLRPELEEIQVNNPERFKLWFTVDRAPEGWEYSQGFISEDMVREHLPPPSDDTLILMCGPPPMIQFACNPNLDKVGHSSGRRFTF, encoded by the exons ATGTTGTCCTACATCCTTGGT CTGATCCGAGGCGGCTTCGACGGCATCATCAACCTGATCTTCAGACTTTTCTTCTCAAAGAGGCGACCAGCTATCACCTTAGAGGACCCGAACATTAAATATGCACTGCGGCTGATAGACAAACAG ATTGTCAGTCATGACACGAGGAAGTTTCGCTTTGCCCTGCCCTCACCTGAACACGTCCTCGGCCTCCCTATTG gGCAGCACATTTATTTGTCTGCAAAAATCGACGGGAAGCTGGTCGTGCGTCCGTACACGCCGGTGTCCAGCGACGATGACAAAGGCTTCGTGGACTTGGTGGTGAAG atttactTTAAAGGCGTTCATCCTAAATTCCCAGAGGGAGGGAAGATGAGTCAGTACCTGGAGAGCCTCAAGATCAACGACACTATTGACTTCAGAGGACCCAGCGGTCTTCTGGTCTACAAGGGCAAAG GTGTTTTTGCCATTCAAGCGGAGAAAAAGTCCGAAGCTGTGACCAAGACCGCCACACATGTGGGAATGATAGCTGGAGGAACAG GAATCACTCCcatgctgcagctcatcacagcTGTGATGAAGGATCCTCAGGACCAGACCGTGTGTCACCTGCTGTTCGCCAACCAG actgagaaagacatcctgctgagacCGGAGCTGGAGGAGATTCAAGTGAACAACCCGGAGCGGTTCAAGCTGTGGTTCACCGTGGACAGAGCGCCTGAAG gctgGGAGTACAGCCAAGGCTTCATCAGTGAGGACATGGTGAGGGAACACCTGCCGCCTCCCAGCGACGACACGCTCATCCTGATGTGCGGTCCTCCACCCATGATCCAGTTCGCCTGCAACCCCAACCTGGACAAAGTGGGTCACTCCAGCGGCCGCAGGTTCACCTTCTAG